The Winogradskyella schleiferi genome contains the following window.
CTGAACGGTTTAGTAAAATTGGTTCTGCGCCAACATTAAAATCGATGGATATTGTTGAAGTGACCAAATCGTCTTATGCGTATTTGAAAGCACGTTCTTCCAAGCTTATTAATTTTGAAATTATAATTCCTGAAAGAGAAATACCTATTAACCTCAACGAGCAACTTTACAGTTGGACCATTGAAAATTTAGTAAAAAACGCCATAGATGCCATGAAAGGCAAAGGCGATTTAAAACTGGAATTATCACAGCTGGAAAATCAAGTCTTTATTAATATTTCAGACACTGGAAAAGGGATTCCAAAGTCTTCCTATACTAAAATATTTGAGCCTGGTTACACTACGAAAAAGCGTGGTTGGGGACTTGGCTTGTCTTTAGCTAAGCGGATTATTGAAGATTACCACAATGGACGAATAAAAGTGTTGACTTCTGAAATTGGAAAAGGAACAACGATTCAAATTATGTTGAAGCAGGTATAATTGTCATTCAGAGCGTAGCGAAGAATCTCAATATGTTTACTAAATCAATGAATTAAAATTATTCTGAAAGCATGAAAACTATAGGGAATCACAATTACTATGTTTATATTCTAACAAACAAAACAAAAACCGTACTATATACTGGTGTAACAAATAATCTTAAAGATAGATTATATTTTCATAATAATCCAGAACCCTTTTCAAAAGCTTTTACTAAAAAGTATAGATGTTTTTATTTAATTTATCATGAGCTTTTTTTTGACGTTGAAACTGCTATAAAACGAGAAAAGGAAATTAAAGGCTGGAGTCGTAAGAAAAAAGAATACTTGATTTCACATTTTAATGTTGAGTGGGAATTCTTAAACGAGACTATCTAAGAGATTCTTCAGTCACTGCGTTCCTTCTGAATGACAAAAGTTTTAAAAACCTGAAAGGTCTAGCAACAAACTATCAAAATTTTAGTTTAAATTTGACCATGCGTTCGTCACGATTTTTCACTTTAAAAGAAGCCAGGCTTGGCAATAACTGTCCTGAATGTTATTCTAATGATAGTTTAGAACTCACGTTTAAACAAAACTTAACTGAATCCAAATTTTATAAGGCCATTACAAATGAAACGGCTTCTGAGCTACGTTGTCTTAATTGTGAAGTACAAATTTTTCCTATTATGTGGACAGATGACATTGAACGTGTTGTGGATTACCACAAAAGAGGACTTAAAACGAAACCTAAATCTATTAAGTTAAAGCCAATCACTTGGGCAATAATTGTTCTTATAATTGTGGTTTTAGTTGCCGCTATCTTATTCGCAACCGGAATAATTTCAATTTAATCTATAAAAAAGAGCTGATTTTCTTTGCAATAGCCTCGAACTCTTGAGGCTCTAATTTTTGCTTGTTCGAAAAACGGGCATCATCCATAGTATGAAGTGGAATCAAATGGACATGCGCATGTGGAACTTCTAAGCCTATTACGGACATTCCAATACGTTCGCATGGCACGGCTTTTTCTAAAGCCATAGCTACTTTTCTAGAGAACTGCATCAATCCTAAGTAGGTATCTTTATCTAAATCAAAAATTTTATTGACTTCTTTTTTAGGAATACAAAGTGTATGACCTTTGGAATTTGGGTTAATATCCAAAAACGCAAAAAACTCTTCAGTTTCGGCAACCTTATAAGACGGTATTTCGCCTGAAATTATTTTTGTGAAGAGTGTTGCCATGTTTAAGTTTTGTTGAGTCTTTCATAAATATAAAAAGATTCCTGTAATAAGGAATCTTTTTATGATATATCTATACTATTATTAGTTATTCCGCAATTTATTATCTAGAAATTTCTAAAATATCAAATTTCATGGTGCCATTTGGTACTTGAATTTCTGCGGTATCTCCTACAGATTTGCCTAATAACCCTTTTCCGATTGGTGAATTTATAGAGATTTTACCCGACGCTAAATCAGCTTCACTCTCTGCAACCAAGGTATAGGTCATCTCCATACCATTAGTTTGGTTTTTAATTTTAACTTTTGATAAGGCTAAGACTTTGGTCAAATCCAGTTGCGACTCGTCTATGATTCTGGCTCCAGATAACGCTTCCTCCATTTTAGAAATTTTCATTTCAAGCATGCCTTGTGCTTCTTTGGCAGCATCGTATTCTGCATTTTCACTTAAATCCCCTTTATCCCTTGCCTCTGCAATAGCTTGCGAAGCTTTTGGACGTTCTACATCTTTAAGTTGGTTTAACTCGTCCCGTAATTTTTTTAAACCTTCAGCGGTGTAATAAGATACTTTACTCATAATTCATTCGTTTAATCCATGTAATCTGTGGTCGCTATATTCAAAATATCCCGAAACAAGTTCGGGACTAATGAAAAAATCCCGCGCTGACGAGATTACTATACAAATATATAAAATATTTACGGCAAAGTTCAAATAATTGTAAATTGTGCCACACTGAGCCTGTCGAAGTGCCAAAAAAAATTGAAGATGAAAAAACTGTTTATAACGCTTAGTTGTGTTGTGATTTTTGCTTGTAGTAAAAACGATATCAACAGCAACTGTAATTTCTTGTTTGATGCTGGAGTCAACTTAACCGTGAACACTAATTTACCTCAGTTTAATCAATTAATATACAATAGTAATGCCGTTTATGTTGATGGATATGGCAATGCTGGCATTTGGTTATATCGCGCAAATTCTACAACACTTTACGCATGGGACGCAGCTGACCCAAGCCATCCGCTAGAGAATTGCTCTGTTTTAACAGATTCAGGAATAGGAGACATTGTAGTCTGCGGCTGCGACGATGCCAATGAATATAGCCTTGGTACTGGTTACGGTTTTGACGGAAACACCCAACCCTGTACGTTGCAGGCATACAGGGTTGAGGATCTTGGCAATGGTATCTATCTTGTCAGTAACTAAAAGTTCAAGGTTACACCAACCAAAAAGTTAGTGGTTGCTTGTGGGTAATAACCTACGCCCTCAATAGTTGAAACAATTCCTGGGTTGGAAAAGTCGTCATCATAAGTATAATAATAACCGTTGGAAATATATTTCACATTGAAAATGTTATTTACTAATCCTGAAAACACTATAGATTCAAAAATAGATTTGGTTTTCAAAGTGTAATTAATGTTGAAATCATTAATAAAATAACTATCCAATTTTGATAATTCAGCTTCAGTATTACTCATAAATTGCTCACCTACAAATTTACTTAACCAAGACATTTGAAGATGTTCAATAGGCTGAAATACAATAGCATTGGCTGCGACTATACTTGGCGAAAATGAGATATCCGTTTTACCCAGATTCTGTAATTCGCCATCAAAAGAAACAATGGTTTCACTATTCTTATTGGTGCTAAGTGTGACATTTGGTTGTAAGGTTAACTTTGAAACCACAGGAATCACGGCTTCCAATTCTAAACCTAATCGGTAACTTTTGCCACTATTGGTCCTAATAGGATTTCCTACGTCATCCAACCGACCGGATAAGACCAATTGCTCATTATATAACATGTAATAGGCATTGGCATTAAACACAAAGTTTCCTTTGTTGTGTCTCCAACCCAGTTCAAAATCATTGAGTTGTTCTGGTTCTATAGCGTTATTGCTTTCAAAGTCAGTTCTATTCGGTTCTCTGTTCGCCCTGGCATAAGAGAAGTATAAACTGTTATCCTCATTGAGATCAAAGGTTATACCTGCTTTAGGATTAAAGAACGTAAAATCTTTATCGACGGCAAATTCTACAATATCAGAAGTTGTACCCGTAGTTTTATAGGTTACGTTTCTTACTTGCATATCGCCGAATAGGCTTATTTTATTATTTATTTTATAATTTGCTTTCGCGAAAATGGATAAATCATTCTTTTTACTATTGCCATCATAATATCGGTCTCTAATTTCGGATTGACTTGCAAACTCTGCCCAGATCACTTCACCAAAATGGTCGCCATCATAATGACTGTATGAGCCTCCAAAAATAAGATCCAGGTTATCCTTTTTATAATTGGCATTGGCATTAAAAACATAATAATTATTATCTAACCAACGTCTTCTAATTAAATCGGTTTCCTCAATTATTTCCCCATTAAAATTTAATGTTTCAAAGCCATAGTCACCAAAATCCTCATCTTCTTTGTATTGCTCAAAATACCCTTGCCCTTTGGTATAATTGAAACTCAATGTGGTTGACCATTGATTATCGTAACGTTGATTCCAATGTAATTGATAATGATCTTGACTGTAATTATCCACTTCGTTATCATAAAATTTAAGAACATCATTGTCATCAAAATAAGCACCAGACACGTTGAATTGTCTATTTTCATCAATATTTGGGTTGGCGCCTAAGGCACTAATATAATCTGGATCGAAACCGTTCCAAGCTTGGTAAGTTACTTCGCTACCACCAAATGTAATAGCCTTTATTAAAGTGTTATCATCAATATAAGAGCCTTGTAAAAAATAGGATTTTAAATCTGTAGAAGCTCGATCGATATAACCATCAGAAGCTATATTTGACAAACGGCCAGCAATCTCAATACTTCGACTTCGCTCAGCATCCGAATAAATTTGTCCTGTACTGAATTTTACAGTATGTTTTCTAGTATTAAAACTCCCAAAGGAATTAGAAATTTCGCCTGAAGCGTCTTTAGAAACCGCATCCGTCAACACGTTAATGCTTGCACCAAAAGCACCAGAACCGTTTGTTGAAGTTCCAACGCCACGCTGAAGCTGTAGACTTTCAACAGAAGACGCAAAATCTCCTAAATTGACCCAAAATGTACCTAAGGATTCGGCGTCATTATAAGGAATTCCGTTAATGGTAACATTTGTCGATTGTGAACTTACACCACGAACTCTAATCCCTGTATAGCCAACACCTGCACCAGCATCTGTAGTGGTGACTACGGAAGGCAAATAGTTAAGTAGAACAGGAATGTCCTGGCCTAAATTACGTTTCGCCAACTCTTCTTTGGATACATTACTGTGCGTAATTGGTGATTTTGCATCGACACGAACTGCTTTTACTAGAACTTCGTCGAGTTTCTCAACTTTAGTTGAATCTTGTTGTTTCTCTTGCCCAAAAGCTGAGCAAAGACTTAATAAAAAAATGGAAAATGTTAATCTCTGTTTTCGTTTTTTTGAGAGATTGTTGAATAAAATTTTAGTTTCGGCTATATTATTTAGAAAGGCGAAACTGAATCTAGATAATGACAATAGATTATCAGATTGAACTTTAAGAATACTAGATTTCATACGACTATAATTTATAATCGAATAAAAAGAGGTCATTATTCTTGGTTAATAATTAATTTTTTGAGCTTAAGGCTTATGCAGTTGGTAAATGTTGATTTCTTCGTTTTGAAACTGTTCATGTCTAAATATAACAGATCAAGTTTCAGAAGTAGTAAAAACAATCATTGATAACCTTATTGCACTCGCTAAAAATGTCCACAAGACATTTTCTTAACGCTCGCTTCCTAAACAGCATTACCTGTTCTAGGTTCAATGGGTATGATCTCAGCCGATAATAGGCACCCCTTTTTTGAGAACGTGGCAAAGATAAAAGGGATTTTTGATTTTCTAGTAACGATTTTCGATTTTTTCTTCTAGCAAACACAGAAAGGCACAAAGCGAGACTTTAAAGCTTTGCAATTTAGACGCTTTACGCAAAAAAAAATGAGATTTTGCGTCTTGATTTTGGAATTAATCTAATTTTGGTGGCTTGCGATTGGCCTTTTTATCCGCATTAATCCGTTTGTTCTTTAAACGCTTCTTTTTGACTCTTCTGGGAACTCTAGTCGGTACCCTTAACTTTTCTTCCTTTAAGCCTTCTTCAATCAAGT
Protein-coding sequences here:
- a CDS encoding TonB-dependent receptor, whose translation is MKSSILKVQSDNLLSLSRFSFAFLNNIAETKILFNNLSKKRKQRLTFSIFLLSLCSAFGQEKQQDSTKVEKLDEVLVKAVRVDAKSPITHSNVSKEELAKRNLGQDIPVLLNYLPSVVTTTDAGAGVGYTGIRVRGVSSQSTNVTINGIPYNDAESLGTFWVNLGDFASSVESLQLQRGVGTSTNGSGAFGASINVLTDAVSKDASGEISNSFGSFNTRKHTVKFSTGQIYSDAERSRSIEIAGRLSNIASDGYIDRASTDLKSYFLQGSYIDDNTLIKAITFGGSEVTYQAWNGFDPDYISALGANPNIDENRQFNVSGAYFDDNDVLKFYDNEVDNYSQDHYQLHWNQRYDNQWSTTLSFNYTKGQGYFEQYKEDEDFGDYGFETLNFNGEIIEETDLIRRRWLDNNYYVFNANANYKKDNLDLIFGGSYSHYDGDHFGEVIWAEFASQSEIRDRYYDGNSKKNDLSIFAKANYKINNKISLFGDMQVRNVTYKTTGTTSDIVEFAVDKDFTFFNPKAGITFDLNEDNSLYFSYARANREPNRTDFESNNAIEPEQLNDFELGWRHNKGNFVFNANAYYMLYNEQLVLSGRLDDVGNPIRTNSGKSYRLGLELEAVIPVVSKLTLQPNVTLSTNKNSETIVSFDGELQNLGKTDISFSPSIVAANAIVFQPIEHLQMSWLSKFVGEQFMSNTEAELSKLDSYFINDFNINYTLKTKSIFESIVFSGLVNNIFNVKYISNGYYYTYDDDFSNPGIVSTIEGVGYYPQATTNFLVGVTLNF
- a CDS encoding HIT family protein, translating into MATLFTKIISGEIPSYKVAETEEFFAFLDINPNSKGHTLCIPKKEVNKIFDLDKDTYLGLMQFSRKVAMALEKAVPCERIGMSVIGLEVPHAHVHLIPLHTMDDARFSNKQKLEPQEFEAIAKKISSFL
- a CDS encoding GIY-YIG nuclease family protein, producing the protein MKTIGNHNYYVYILTNKTKTVLYTGVTNNLKDRLYFHNNPEPFSKAFTKKYRCFYLIYHELFFDVETAIKREKEIKGWSRKKKEYLISHFNVEWEFLNETI
- the greA gene encoding transcription elongation factor GreA gives rise to the protein MSKVSYYTAEGLKKLRDELNQLKDVERPKASQAIAEARDKGDLSENAEYDAAKEAQGMLEMKISKMEEALSGARIIDESQLDLTKVLALSKVKIKNQTNGMEMTYTLVAESEADLASGKISINSPIGKGLLGKSVGDTAEIQVPNGTMKFDILEISR